GATACAAGATATCGTTTGTAAAATGGTCATATTCATCAAAAAGTAGGTAAATTTTTTCTGGATATGCATTTGACGCATAAGTCCTAAAAAAAGCGTTGATTATCTCCTCTGCATCAGTGTGATGGTAAATAAATTGCCTTTGTTCCTGTGTAAAAAGTTTGTATTTATCTGCAAATTCTCTTATTGCGTTGAGTACTGAAAAAGCAAATCCTTTTTTAGCTTTTTCTTTGGTACCGCTATCTATACCGCTGAAATCAAATCGGAGAATTCGGTAAGTGTTATGCAGCGGTGTGGGGTTCTTGCCAATGTAGTACTTACCAAAAAGTAGTTCAAATTTGTGTGCTTGATTGGTATCGTAGTAGTATTCCAAAACAGACAGCCACAAGCTTTTACCAAACTTGCGGGGACGTAAAAAAGCCACATTTCGCTCTTTATTCTGCTCTAACTTTTCTATGAATTGAGTTTTATCTACAAAAACGTACTCATCTTTGACCAATATCTCAAAATTGCTCACGCCATAAGGAAAAAAC
The sequence above is drawn from the Bacteroidia bacterium genome and encodes:
- a CDS encoding AAA family ATPase — translated: MNRVFFPYGVSNFEILVKDEYVFVDKTQFIEKLEQNKERNVAFLRPRKFGKSLWLSVLEYYYDTNQAHKFELLFGKYYIGKNPTPLHNTYRILRFDFSGIDSGTKEKAKKGFAFSVLNAIREFADKYKLFTQEQRQFIYHHTDAEEIINAFFRTYASNAYPEKIYLLFDEYDHFTNDILY